In Promicromonospora sukumoe, the following proteins share a genomic window:
- the nuoF gene encoding NADH-quinone oxidoreductase subunit NuoF yields MNLTPVLTDTWDKDRSWRLATYERNGGYAGLKKALTMEPAALVQAVKDSGLRGRGGAGFPTGMKWGFLPPPDGGPRYLVVNADESEPGTCKDIPLMLASPQHLIEGVAITSFAIGCDHAFIYVRGEVLHVYRRLLNAVEEAYKAGYLGKNIQGSGFNLDVTVHAGAGAYICGEETALLDSLEGLRGQPRLKPPFPAVAGLYARPTVVNNVESIASVPGIVAQGADWFSSMGTEKSKGHGLFSLSGHVTRPGQYEAPLGITLRELLDMAGGVRAGHELKFWTPGGSSTPIFTQDHLDTPLDYESVGAAGSMLGTRALQIFDETVCVVRATSRWTDFYAHESCGKCTPCREGTYWLKQVLHRIESGEGQDGDLELLLDLCDNILGKAFCALGDGAVSPITSSIQLFRDEYQAHIDGHGCPFDPSASALFPYTPKTRTPGALTGAGAGGHR; encoded by the coding sequence GTGAACCTCACACCGGTACTCACGGACACGTGGGACAAGGACCGTTCCTGGCGGCTCGCCACGTACGAGCGCAACGGCGGCTACGCGGGCCTGAAGAAGGCCCTCACCATGGAGCCCGCCGCCCTGGTCCAGGCTGTCAAGGACTCCGGCCTGCGCGGCCGCGGCGGCGCGGGCTTCCCCACGGGCATGAAGTGGGGCTTCCTGCCCCCGCCCGACGGCGGCCCGCGGTACCTGGTCGTCAACGCCGACGAGTCGGAACCGGGTACCTGCAAGGACATCCCGCTGATGCTCGCCAGCCCGCAGCACCTCATCGAGGGCGTGGCGATCACGAGCTTCGCGATCGGCTGCGACCACGCGTTCATCTATGTGCGCGGCGAGGTGCTGCACGTCTACCGGCGGCTGCTGAACGCCGTCGAGGAGGCGTACAAGGCCGGCTACCTGGGCAAGAACATCCAGGGCTCGGGCTTCAACCTTGACGTCACGGTGCACGCCGGCGCGGGCGCCTACATCTGCGGCGAGGAGACGGCGCTGCTCGACTCGCTGGAGGGCCTGCGCGGCCAGCCGCGGCTCAAGCCGCCGTTCCCCGCCGTCGCCGGCCTGTACGCCCGGCCGACCGTGGTCAACAACGTGGAGTCGATCGCCTCGGTCCCCGGGATCGTCGCCCAGGGTGCCGACTGGTTCTCCTCGATGGGCACCGAGAAGTCCAAGGGCCACGGCCTGTTCTCCCTGTCGGGGCACGTCACGCGGCCCGGCCAGTACGAGGCGCCGCTGGGCATCACGCTGCGCGAGCTGCTGGACATGGCGGGCGGCGTCCGGGCGGGGCACGAGCTGAAGTTCTGGACCCCGGGCGGGTCGTCCACGCCGATCTTCACGCAGGACCACCTGGACACCCCGCTCGACTACGAGTCCGTCGGCGCCGCCGGCTCGATGCTCGGCACGCGCGCGCTGCAGATCTTCGACGAGACGGTGTGCGTGGTCCGCGCGACCAGCCGGTGGACCGACTTCTACGCGCACGAGTCGTGCGGCAAGTGCACGCCCTGCCGCGAGGGCACCTACTGGCTCAAGCAGGTGCTGCACCGCATCGAGTCGGGCGAGGGCCAGGACGGCGACCTCGAGCTCCTGCTCGACCTGTGCGACAACATCCTCGGCAAGGCGTTCTGCGCCCTGGGCGACGGCGCCGTCTCGCCGATCACGTCCAGCATCCAGCTCTTCCGGGACGAGTACCAGGCGCACATCGACGGGCACGGCTGCCCGTTCGACCCGAGCGCCTCGGCACTGTTCCCGTACACCCCCAAGACACGGACCCCGGGGGCCCTCACGGGCGCCGGCGCGGGAGGTCACCGATGA
- the nuoH gene encoding NADH-quinone oxidoreductase subunit NuoH, whose product MNPVLLAEAAPGVAADFSQETIWASIVKAVLIVVFLLTSVLFAIWFERKVVARMQVRPGPNWHGPFGLLQSLADAMKLLLKEDMTVTRADRFVYLLAPMISVFCSLLVFAVIPFGPSLPFPWTDWTTPAQLTDFPVAVLYVLAAASLGVYGIVLGGWASGSTYPLLGSVRSTAQVISYELAMGLSLVSVFIMAGSMSTSQIVSSQSQIWWFIPLAPAFVIYVISMVGETNRLPFDLPEAEGELVSGYMTEYSSMKFAWFFLAEYINMLNVSAVCVTLFLGGWRAPVPDGFLGDALNQGWLPIIWFLVKLWAVMFFFVWVRGTLLRLRYDQFMVFGWKVLIPVALGWVVVLSVVQWLQRVQGMSFQQFVPVIIGVAVVFIAVMWFWPDKKEAPPGAGEDKEPVDAFAGGFPVPPLPGEKLPPSKRFGKEVSGE is encoded by the coding sequence ATGAACCCGGTGCTGCTGGCCGAGGCCGCGCCCGGCGTCGCCGCCGACTTCTCGCAGGAGACCATCTGGGCCTCGATCGTGAAGGCCGTGCTGATCGTGGTCTTCCTGCTGACCAGCGTGCTCTTCGCGATCTGGTTCGAGCGCAAGGTCGTGGCGCGCATGCAGGTGCGCCCCGGCCCCAACTGGCACGGGCCGTTCGGCCTGCTCCAGTCGCTCGCGGACGCCATGAAGCTCCTGCTCAAGGAGGACATGACGGTCACGCGGGCCGACCGGTTCGTGTACCTGCTGGCGCCGATGATCTCGGTGTTCTGCTCGCTGCTGGTGTTCGCCGTCATCCCGTTCGGGCCGAGCCTGCCGTTCCCCTGGACCGACTGGACCACCCCGGCGCAGCTCACCGACTTCCCGGTCGCGGTGCTGTACGTGCTGGCCGCGGCGTCGCTCGGCGTCTACGGCATCGTGCTCGGCGGCTGGGCCTCCGGCTCCACCTACCCGCTGCTCGGGTCGGTGCGGTCCACGGCCCAGGTGATCAGCTACGAGCTCGCGATGGGCCTGTCGCTGGTCAGCGTGTTCATCATGGCGGGGTCGATGTCGACCTCGCAGATCGTGTCCAGCCAGTCGCAGATCTGGTGGTTCATCCCGCTGGCGCCGGCCTTCGTGATCTACGTGATCTCGATGGTCGGCGAGACCAACCGCCTGCCGTTCGACCTCCCCGAGGCCGAGGGCGAGCTGGTCTCCGGCTACATGACCGAGTACTCGTCGATGAAGTTCGCCTGGTTCTTCCTGGCGGAGTACATCAACATGCTCAACGTCTCGGCCGTCTGCGTGACCCTCTTCCTCGGCGGCTGGCGGGCCCCGGTGCCCGACGGGTTCCTCGGCGACGCGCTGAACCAGGGCTGGCTGCCCATCATCTGGTTCCTCGTGAAGCTCTGGGCCGTCATGTTCTTCTTCGTGTGGGTGCGCGGCACGCTGCTGCGCCTGCGCTACGACCAGTTCATGGTCTTCGGCTGGAAGGTGCTCATCCCGGTCGCGCTGGGCTGGGTCGTCGTCCTCTCGGTCGTGCAGTGGCTGCAGCGCGTGCAGGGTATGTCCTTCCAGCAGTTCGTCCCGGTGATCATCGGGGTCGCCGTCGTCTTCATCGCGGTCATGTGGTTCTGGCCCGACAAGAAGGAGGCGCCACCGGGCGCCGGCGAGGACAAGGAGCCCGTCGACGCGTTCGCCGGCGGGTTCCCGGTGCCGCCGCTGCCCGGCGAGAAGCTGCCCCCGTCCAAGCGGTTCGGAAAGGAGGTCTCCGGTGAGTAA
- the nuoI gene encoding NADH-quinone oxidoreductase subunit NuoI: MSKSESGEYQSLRPQPGPIGELFAPVAGFGVTLSSMFRPTVTEQYPREKVPTQRRFHGRHQLNRYADGLEKCIGCELCAWACPADAIYVEGASNAALPENAGLQVNADDSQGAHMSPGERYGGVYQINYLRCIFCGLCIEACPTRALTMTNDFELAGKTRAGMIYEKQDLLAPLSEGMLAAPHPMVEGSTDTNYYSGDVLGPTAAQVDWVREHRPDDETLDAADAVASGRAPAPEQRQHELRPDEGPGAAERSAGAASVGSVRVLASDAAGSNRPGVTA, from the coding sequence GTGAGTAAGTCAGAGTCGGGCGAGTACCAGTCCCTGCGGCCCCAGCCGGGACCCATCGGTGAGCTGTTCGCTCCCGTCGCGGGCTTCGGCGTGACGCTGTCGTCGATGTTCAGGCCCACGGTCACGGAGCAGTACCCCCGCGAGAAGGTGCCGACCCAGCGCCGGTTCCACGGCCGCCACCAGCTCAACCGGTACGCCGACGGGCTGGAGAAGTGCATCGGCTGCGAGCTGTGCGCCTGGGCGTGCCCGGCGGACGCGATCTACGTGGAGGGCGCGTCCAACGCGGCCCTGCCGGAGAACGCCGGCCTCCAGGTCAACGCGGACGACTCGCAGGGCGCGCACATGAGCCCCGGCGAGCGGTACGGCGGCGTCTACCAGATCAACTACCTGCGCTGCATCTTCTGCGGGCTGTGCATCGAGGCGTGCCCCACGCGGGCGCTGACGATGACCAACGACTTCGAGCTGGCCGGCAAGACGCGCGCCGGCATGATCTACGAGAAGCAGGACCTGCTGGCCCCGCTGTCCGAGGGCATGCTCGCGGCGCCCCACCCCATGGTGGAGGGCAGCACGGACACCAACTACTACAGCGGTGACGTGCTCGGCCCGACGGCGGCGCAGGTCGACTGGGTCCGGGAGCACCGGCCCGACGACGAGACGCTGGACGCCGCGGACGCCGTCGCGTCCGGCCGGGCACCCGCGCCGGAGCAGCGGCAGCACGAGCTGCGGCCCGACGAGGGGCCGGGGGCCGCCGAGCGGTCCGCCGGAGCCGCCTCGGTGGGCTCGGTGCGCGTGCTGGCGAGCGACGCGGCGGGCTCGAACCGTCCGGGGGTGACGGCATGA
- a CDS encoding NADH-quinone oxidoreductase subunit G, with product MTVTTNTSSTEAAPVELVTFTIDGTEVSVPKGTLIIRAAEQAGIQIPRFCDHPLLAPAGACRQCLVEVAMPDREGNVRPMPKPQASCTMTVAPGMVVKTQHTSAAADKAQQGVMELLLMNHPLDCPVCDKGGECPLQNQAMSNGRPETRFVDVKRTFPKPIALSTQILLDRERCVLCQRCTRFSEEIAGDAFIALQDRGAHQQIGRYDEDVLGFAGAESSTGPVDRPVGEATTDTSGRPFSSYYSGNTVQICPVGALTGAGYRFRSRPFDLVSSESIAEHDSCGSAIRIDHRRGQVLRRLSGEDPVVNEEWITDKDRFAFTWQTAPDRVTTPLVREDGELRPASWVEALEIAAAGLAAAREHGGVGVLPGGRLTVEDAYAWSRFARTALGTNDVDQRVRVHSAEEAAFLARAVAGSGVGVTFGDLEKAPAVLLVGLEAEEEAGITYLRLRKGARGKARTKVFSIAPYATRGLTRLDGTLLPAAPGTEAEWLTSLSTSLAGGLLPADAPSSDIDTSALAQPGAVILVGERLAGSPGAYTAALGLADATGARLAWVPRRAGERGGVEAGLLPDLLPGGRPVADAAARSQVGQAWGAELPATPGRDTAGILAALASGALGGAVLGGVELADLPDPAAARSALDATKERGGFVVSLEVRATEVTERADVVLPVAPPVERAGSYWNWEGRVRSFGAALESSALPDHRVLHVLAQQLGVDLQAASPAEAHLAIALVRGAWEGEQVTVQSDVLAAPPTVGPGQAVLATWRLQLDAGSGQDGEQFLAGTAKRPLARMSTATAAGFGVSDGAVVTVSTPHGSVTVPAAVTESMVDGVVWLPLASAGCRVHDALGASAGDLVTVTPEGDAR from the coding sequence ATGACCGTCACCACGAACACCTCCTCGACCGAGGCCGCCCCGGTCGAGCTGGTCACCTTCACCATCGACGGCACCGAGGTGAGCGTCCCCAAGGGCACGCTCATCATCCGGGCCGCCGAGCAGGCCGGCATCCAGATCCCGCGGTTCTGCGACCACCCGCTCCTGGCACCCGCCGGCGCGTGCCGGCAGTGCCTCGTCGAGGTCGCGATGCCGGACCGCGAGGGCAACGTGCGGCCCATGCCGAAGCCGCAGGCGTCGTGCACCATGACGGTCGCGCCCGGGATGGTCGTCAAGACGCAGCACACCTCCGCCGCCGCCGACAAGGCGCAGCAGGGGGTCATGGAGCTGCTGCTGATGAACCACCCGCTGGACTGCCCGGTCTGCGACAAGGGCGGCGAGTGCCCCCTGCAGAACCAGGCGATGTCCAACGGCCGGCCCGAGACGCGGTTCGTCGACGTCAAGCGCACCTTCCCCAAGCCGATCGCGCTGTCCACGCAGATCCTGCTGGACCGCGAGCGCTGCGTGCTGTGCCAGCGCTGCACCCGGTTCAGCGAGGAGATCGCGGGCGACGCGTTCATCGCGCTGCAGGACCGTGGCGCGCACCAGCAGATCGGCCGCTACGACGAGGACGTGCTCGGGTTCGCCGGGGCCGAGTCGAGCACCGGACCCGTGGACCGCCCCGTCGGGGAGGCCACTACGGACACGTCCGGTCGGCCGTTCTCGTCCTACTACTCGGGCAACACCGTGCAGATCTGCCCGGTGGGCGCGCTGACCGGCGCGGGCTACCGGTTCCGGTCCCGCCCGTTCGACCTGGTCAGCAGCGAGAGCATCGCCGAGCACGACTCCTGCGGCTCCGCGATCCGCATCGACCACCGCCGCGGCCAGGTGCTGCGCCGGCTGTCGGGCGAGGACCCGGTGGTCAACGAGGAGTGGATCACCGACAAGGACCGCTTCGCGTTCACCTGGCAGACCGCGCCGGACCGCGTCACCACGCCGCTGGTGCGCGAGGACGGCGAGCTGCGCCCCGCCTCCTGGGTCGAGGCCCTGGAGATCGCGGCGGCCGGCCTGGCCGCGGCGCGCGAGCACGGCGGCGTCGGCGTGCTGCCGGGCGGCCGGCTCACCGTCGAGGACGCGTACGCGTGGTCGCGGTTCGCCCGCACGGCGCTCGGCACCAACGACGTGGACCAGCGCGTGCGCGTGCACTCCGCCGAGGAGGCCGCGTTCCTGGCCCGCGCCGTGGCCGGCTCCGGCGTCGGCGTCACGTTCGGCGACCTGGAGAAGGCGCCCGCGGTGCTGCTCGTCGGCCTGGAGGCCGAGGAGGAGGCGGGCATCACGTACCTGCGGCTGCGCAAGGGTGCCCGCGGCAAGGCCCGCACCAAGGTCTTCTCGATCGCCCCCTATGCCACCCGCGGCCTGACCCGTCTCGACGGCACGCTGCTTCCCGCGGCACCCGGCACCGAGGCGGAGTGGCTGACCAGCCTGAGCACCAGCCTGGCCGGCGGCCTGCTCCCGGCCGACGCCCCGTCGTCGGACATCGACACCAGCGCCCTGGCCCAGCCGGGCGCCGTCATCCTCGTGGGCGAGCGCCTCGCGGGCTCGCCCGGCGCGTACACGGCGGCCCTCGGGCTCGCCGACGCCACGGGCGCGCGGCTCGCGTGGGTCCCGCGCCGTGCGGGCGAGCGCGGCGGCGTCGAGGCCGGCCTGCTGCCGGACCTGCTGCCGGGCGGCCGCCCGGTCGCCGACGCCGCGGCCCGGTCCCAGGTGGGCCAGGCCTGGGGCGCCGAGCTCCCGGCGACACCCGGCCGCGACACCGCGGGCATCCTCGCGGCGCTCGCCTCGGGCGCCCTGGGCGGCGCGGTGCTCGGCGGCGTCGAGCTCGCCGACCTGCCCGACCCGGCCGCCGCGCGCTCCGCGCTCGACGCGACGAAGGAGCGGGGCGGGTTCGTGGTGAGTCTGGAGGTGCGGGCCACGGAGGTGACCGAGCGGGCCGACGTCGTGCTCCCGGTCGCGCCGCCCGTGGAGCGCGCCGGCTCGTACTGGAACTGGGAGGGCCGCGTGCGGTCCTTCGGCGCCGCTCTGGAGTCGAGCGCCCTGCCCGACCACCGCGTGCTGCACGTGCTCGCGCAGCAGCTCGGCGTGGACCTGCAGGCGGCGTCGCCCGCCGAGGCCCACCTCGCGATCGCCCTGGTCCGGGGCGCGTGGGAGGGCGAGCAGGTGACGGTGCAGAGCGACGTCCTCGCCGCCCCGCCCACCGTGGGCCCGGGCCAGGCGGTGCTCGCCACCTGGCGGCTCCAGCTCGACGCGGGCAGCGGCCAGGACGGCGAGCAGTTCCTCGCCGGCACGGCCAAGCGGCCGCTGGCCCGGATGTCCACCGCCACGGCGGCCGGCTTCGGGGTGTCCGACGGCGCCGTGGTCACCGTCAGCACGCCGCACGGCTCCGTCACGGTCCCCGCGGCGGTCACCGAGAGCATGGTCGACGGCGTCGTCTGGCTGCCCCTGGCCTCCGCCGGCTGCCGCGTGCACGACGCGCTCGGCGCGTCCGCGGGCGACCTCGTCACCGTCACCCCGGAAGGAGATGCCCGATGA